A DNA window from Lepidochelys kempii isolate rLepKem1 chromosome 9, rLepKem1.hap2, whole genome shotgun sequence contains the following coding sequences:
- the SENP5 gene encoding sentrin-specific protease 5, producing the protein MKEHRRNLNWKRSRSLFLSRRWTTGFWGLRKYCFQKKHFFLAKRKRQSAQSVVSLNRNKVYRSLQCRRKALRLQSEWVPEVLLNAKNRQKPTAEHSTFSTKTSRRAKKPFPDGKTGNPCAQAIEKLDNESFQGEDLLNRVTELQEDVSLSCMHGNDNSAFCGGLCDAILPVKKEGFIPSGEERNNDEGNSVLVVLNNCKRRCCRGLEQNGTCAPLTTKKRSKFNQYTVKKIPVFMMHKKLSMIRFRDRIIKFPKLRARGKTCKSSKIKPSWVEKVSRDCQENLQGDFEGGFCNWFSCWKSKNNSFWNLYSSSDMNNNTPGPVAEENKTPASDICLTQDALQCDELHTEEPASRDGSVKICQPELHKTAPLGTETLHGTETNEAPAVDSCHEDLFLSVTEREIAISGQEDAESNQVMCVDEMILLESCQEDSHMNNNLANGPFSAELAQNEDSSSQMEVEGSINLDIFSAKLLDHPYCKSPLEEPLPESTGLKSGTRKGGRRNSQKVSRVADEQLSTWICGFLDEVMKKYGSLVPLCEKDVMARLKEVFNEDFSHRKPFISREILKYRTRHPKSSTCNFRVFYNKHMLDMDDLATLDGQNWLNDQIINMYGELIMDAVPDKVHFFNSFFHRQLVTKGYNGVKRWTKKVDLFKKTLLLIPIHLEVHWSLITVNIPNRIISFYDSQGIHFKFCVENIRKYLLTEAREKNHPEFLQGWQTAVTKCIPQQKNDSDCGVFVLQYCKCLALDHPFQFSQEDMPRVRKRIYKELCERQLID; encoded by the exons ATGAAAGAACATAGAAGaaatttaaattggaaaagaAGTCGATCGCTGTTCCTTTCTAGAAGATGGACCACTGGATTTTGGGGGCTCAGGAAATACTGCTTCCAAAAGAAGCATTTTTTCCTAGCTAAGAGAAAAAGACAAAGTGCTCAATCAGTTGTGAGCCTAAACCGGAACAAAGTGTACCGATCTctccagtgcagaaggaaggcaCTCAGACTCCAGAGTGAGTGGGTTCCTGAAGTGCTTCTAAATGCAAAAAACCGTCAAAAACCAACTGCTGAACACAGCACCTTTTCTACAAAAACGTCCAGAAGGGCAAAAAAGCCCTTTCCCGATGGCAAAACTGGAAACCCATGTGCACAGGCAATAGAGAAGTTGGACAATGAATCCTTTCAGGGTGAAGATCTCTTGAACAGAGTCACTGAATTACAAGAAGACGTTAGTCTTAGCTGCATGCACGGCAATGACAACAGTGCCTTTTGTGGTGGGCTGTGCGATGCTATCTTACCTGTAAAGAAGGAAGGTTTCATACCTAGTGGAGAGGAACGCAATAATGATGAAGGCAATTCCGTCTTAGTAGTCTTAAACAATTGTAAAAGAAGGTGTTGCAGAGGGCTAGAGCAGAATGGAACTTGTGCCCCCTTGACTACTAAAAAGAGGTCCAAATTTAACCAATATACTGTAAAAAAGATACCTGTATTTATGATGCATAAGAAACTTTCTATGATTAGGTTTCGGGATAGAATCATAAAATTCCCAAAACTTAGAGCAAGAGGCAAAACCTGCAAATCAAGTAAAATCAAGCCAAGCTGGGTGGAGAAAGTTTCCAGGGACTGTCAAGAGAATCTTCAAGGAGATTTTGAAGGTGGATTTTGTAACTGGTTTTCCTGCTGGAAATCTAAAAATAACTCCTTTTGGAACCTGTACAGCTCATCAGATATGAACAATAATACACCAGGACCTGTAGCTGAGGAGAATAAAACACCTGCATCTGACATCTGCCTTACACAGGATGCATTACAATGTGATGAGCTACATACCGAGGAACCTGCATCCAGAGATGGCAGTGTTAAAATCTGCCAACCAGAGCTGCACAAAACAGCTCCTTTGGGTACAGAGACCTTGCATGGGACGGAAACAAATGAGGCTCCTGCAGTGGACAGTTGCCATGAGGATCTTTTCCTCTCAGTAACAGAGAGAGAAATTGCAATTTCAGGTCAAGAAGATGCAGAATCTAATCAGGTTATGTGTGTTGATGAAATGATATTGTTAGAATCCTGCCAGGAGGATTCACATATGAACAATAACCTTGCAAATGGACCTTTTTCGGCGGAGCTGGCACAAAATGAAGACAGCTCTTCCCAGATGGAAGTTGAAGGCTCCATTAATCTGGACATTTTTAGTGCAAAGTTACTAGATCACCCTTACTGTAAAAGCCCCCTAGAGGAGCCTTTGCCAGAAAGCACAGGACTAAAATCAGGAACTCGAAAGGGAGGCAGAAGGAACAGTCAGAAAGTTTCTCGTGTGGCTGATGAGCAGTTATCAACATGGATTTGTG GATTCCTAGATGAAGTGATGAAGAAATATGGCAGTTTAGTTCCACTCTGTGAAAAAGATGTCATGGCAAGATTAAAGGAAGTGTTTAATGAAGATTTCTCCCATAG aaagccttttatCAGCAGGGAAATCCTGAAGTATCGGACAAGGCATCCAAAATCTTCCACTTGCAATTTCCGGGTCTTCTATAACAAGCACATGCTAGATATGGATGATCTGGCTACACTGGATGGTCAGAACTGGCTTAATGACCAG ATTATTAATATGTATGGTGAACTCATAATGGATGCAGTCCCTGACAAG GTTCATTTTTTTAACAGCTTTTTTCATAGACAGCTGGTAACCAAAGGATATAATGGTGTAAAACGATGGACTAAAAAG GTGGACTTGTTCAAAAAGACTCTCTTGTTAATTCCAATTCACCTGGAAGTCCACTGGTCCCTCATTACTGTGAACATCCCTAACCGAATTATTTCATTTTACGATTCCCAAGgcattcattttaaattttgtgtAGAG aacatacGAAAGTATTTACTGACTGAAGCAAGAGAGAAGAATCATCCTGAGTTTCTTCAGGGATGGCAAACTGCTGTTACAAAG TGCATTCCACAACAGAAAAATGACAGTGACTGTGGGGTTTTTGTGCTCCAG tacTGCAAGTGCCTCGCCTTAGACCACCCTTTTCAGTTCTCCCAGGAAGATATGCCACGCGTAAGAAAAAGGATTTACAAGGAGCTGTGTGAGCGCCAGCTAATAGATTAA